The Flavobacteriales bacterium nucleotide sequence TAGAAGTTCGCGAATCCAACGAAAAAATAGGAAACGGAAATAATAATGCCTTGAGCGTTATGATTTACGTAGAGGATGCAGATCTGGTAGAAAAAGCCTGGAAAAGTAAGTTGAAGGACATGGACGCGAAAGTTTCTACCAAGGATGGTATTTTCGGAGATGACGCCAAGCTTAAAGCGATGGGTCCGAATACCTTCGATGTGTATTCACGTGTTGAGGTGGTTAAAGGTGAGGGAATTAAATTGATTGTTGGGGTGGATTTAGGTGGGGCATTTTTGTCCTCTTCACAACATTCGGAACAATTCAAGGTATTCAAGGGAATTTTATACGAATTCGCAGTAAAAATCACGAAAGATAAAATCGGTGATGAACTTTCTGTTCAGGAAAAAGCCTTGGATAAACTGAATGATCAGCAAAAGGATCTCGAAAAGGAAAACAAGGACCTGAAAAACGATATTGAAGATTACAAGAAGAAAATCGCAGAGGCAGAAGATAAGATCAAAAAGAATGAGGAGAATCAAAAAACGAAAAAATCAGAAATTGAGGCTCAGCAAAAAGTGGTTGGTGGGGTAAAGGAGAAATTGAATGCCGTGAAATAATTTTTTCATCACTTTGTGATGCGCTAAGGAAGGGCTACATTTGTCGCTCTTCCTTTTTTTGTGTCCAGCGAAAACCAGAACTCCTCCAATCTTAAACTGCAGATTATTCTGCATGTAGTTGTATTTGTATGGGGTTTCACGGGTATTTTGGGGAATATCATTTCAGTTTCCGAAAACATTCTCGTTTGGTGGCGCATGCTCATTGCCTTTCCTGCCATGGGTTTGTTTCTGATAGCAAGTAGACGATCGATTCGTATTCCCACTCAACAATTGCTCAAAATTCTGGGTACGGGACTAATCATTGCTCTGCATTGGATCTTTTTTTACGGGGCCATCAAAATTTCCAATGTCTCCGTGGCGGTTTCGTGTATGGCCGTCAGCAGTTTTTTCACCGCGTTTCTACAACCGGTGTTTTTTAAGACCCGGCTCATTCGCTATGAGATTTATCTCGGTATAGGTGTTATTGCCGGAGTGGCCATTTTGATGGGGGTAGAAAGTAGTTCCGCAATGGGATTTGTGTGGGGACTTATATCCGCTTTTTTTGCGGCTTTGTTTACGGTGATCAATGCCGGATTTGTGAAGAAAACAGATTCTGCCGTGATTTCCTTTTATGAAATGATCGGTGGCTTTTTGGGTATTAGTATTTACAATTTAATCATCGGGAATCTAAACATTTCAAACCTTGCATTAAGCAACGACGATCTTGTTTACCTGCTCATTCTGGGAATACTGTGCACGGCCATTCCATTTATAGTATCCGTTTGGGTCATGAAAAAATTATCACCCTATACTGTTTCTATTTCCGTTAACCTCGAACCCATCTATACCATCATTTTAGCCATTCTGATCTGGCCCGAAAAAGAAACGATGTCGCCCGGATTCTACATCGGATCCTGCATCATATTGCTTACGGTGGTGGTCAACGGGATTTTAAAAGCCAGAAAGCCCCAATAAAACCTTTCAGCAGTTTAGCCATCCGCTTATCCCGAAGCGCTTTGTTTGTATCGGTTTAGTGTTATTTTTGTTTTACTAAGAATCGACTATGAGGAATTTCTTTTTATTCGCTTTGTTGTGCTTTACAGTTTCCATCCGTGCACAGGAACTGGTGCCGGTTAATGGTCCACATCAAAATGCAGCATCCTTCTACTGTTTTACCAATGCCGTATTGCATATTGCTCCCGGAAAATCGGTTGAAAACGGAACCTTAATCATCAAGGAAGGAAAAATTATTGCAGCAGGTACGGGTATTGCTGTCCCTAAAGGAGCAGTGGTGGTTGACCTCAAAGGCAAACATGTTTATCCCTCTTTTGTCGATTTATATGCATCCTACGGAATGCCCGAAAACAAAGGCAACAATCAACCATTTAGAGGAGGAGCTCCACAATATGAAAGTTCGAAAAAGGGGGCTTATTACTGGAATGAATCCATCCACCCAGAAACACGTGCCGCAGAAATATTTTCGGTGGATGCCAAGAGCGCGGGTGAATATCGTTCGTTGGGATTTGGAGCGGTGTTGACGCATGGAAAAGATGGGATTGCACGTGGTACTTCAACTTTCGTTTTGCTGGGAGAAAAGCGGGATAATGAAATGTTGCTGATTCCGGATGCCGCTCAAAATTTTTCATTTCGAAAAGGAAGTAGTCAGCAAATTTACCCGCAATCGCTCATGGGAGGAATTGCCTTGCTCACGCAGTTTTATCACGATGCAAAATGGTACGCCTCTCTAAAAAGTAAAAAAGAAGAAAATTTATCACTCAAAGCTTTTCTTCAACAGAAAGACCTTCCCGCTATTTTCGATGCAGGAGATAAATTAAATATCCTTCGTGCGGATAAACTCGGCGATGCTTTCGGAATTCAGTATATCATGAAAGGTTCCGGAAAAGAATATCAACGACTGGCGGATATTAAATCCACTTCCGCTGCTTTAATCATTCCGCTAAATTTTCCCGATGCCTACGATGTAGAAGATGTTTATGAGGCGATGAATGTTTCGTTGGAAGACATGAAACATTGGGAGCTTGCACCCTGGAATCCTGCTGCAATTCAAAGTGCAGGAATTAAAATGGCGCTTACGCTTTCCGATTTAAAAGATAAAAAGGCATTTCTTACTAATCTTCGTAAAGCCATTAAATACGGATGGAATGAAGATGATGCCTTACGTGCGCTTACAACAACACCGGCTGAGTTAATCGGTGCAGAAAAATTAATGGGTACACTCGAGCCGGGTAAAATAGCCAACTTTATCATCTGCTCCGAATCCGTATTTTCAGAAAATTCGGTGATGTACCAGAACTGGATCGCAGGCGAAAAATTTGTTTTAGTTCCTGATGATGTGGTTGATGTCCGCGGCGATTATGATTTGAATATTCAAAATAATATTTACACTGTTAACGTAAAAGGGGATGTACGTTCACCACAGGCTTCAGTAAAAGTAGATACCACAGTGGTGAAAGCTAAAATTGCCGTTCAAAACAAAAATATTTCACTGGCATTTACGCTAAAGGACAAAAATTATAAAGGCGCTATTTTATTATCCGGGGTAATCAATTTCGATTCCGGAACCTGGGATGGTAATGCGCAATTACCCGATGGATCAATGGTGAAATGGAATGCCGTTCGGAAGTCAAAACTAAAAGAGGAACGAAAAGAGAATCAACAAAAAGATTCGCTTCAATTAGGTAAAGTATGGTATCCATTTATGGCTTATGGCAACGACACCATTCCCAAGGGTATTCCGGTATTGATAAAAAATACAACAGTCTGGACCAACGAAAGCGATGGTATTCTGAAAAATACCGATGTCCTGATTCGCGACGGAAAGATTTTTAAAGTGGGCAAGATATTGGATGTGGTCGACAAAAATACATGGGTTATTGATGGTACCGGTAAACATTTAACTTGTGGAATTATTGACGAGCATTCACACATCGCTATCAGTGGTGGCGTTAATGAAGGATCACATGCGGTTACTGCAGAAGTATCCATTGCTGATGTAGTTAATTCTGAAGATGTAAATATTTATCGTCAGTTAGCAGGTGGCGTTACAACCGCACAATTGCTTCACGGAAGTGCAAATCCTATTGGGGGAAGATCTGCTATAATCAAACTTCGCTGGGGTAAAACACCGGAAGAAATGAAAGTGGAAGGTGCGGATGGATTTATCAAGTTTGCGCTCGGAGAAAATGTGAAGCAGTCGAATTGGGGTGAACAATTTTCAACGCGATATCCGCAAACGCGAATGGGAGTTGAACAAACGTATTATGATGCCTTTTTCCGCGCTCGCCATTATGAGCAGGAAATGAAAAAACACGAGCACAGTGCAAAAGGAAAAAATCACAATGGTGAATTATTCCGTCGCGATATTCAATTGGATGTGTTGGTCGATATCCTCAATTCAAAACGATTCGTTACATGTCACAGTTACGTTCAGAGCGAAATCAATATGTTGATGAAAGTGGCCGATTCCATGGGCTTTCACATCAACACCTTTACTCATATTCTGGAAGGTTATAAAGTGGCCGATAAAATGAAACTCCACGGTGTTGCTGCTTCAACGTTTTCCGATTGGTGGGCTTACAAATATGAAGTGATGGAAGCAATTCCTTACAATGCTGCATTACTTGCTTCGATGGGTGTGCTTACGGGAATTAATTCAGATGATGCTGAAATGGCACGTCGACTAAATCAGGAAGCAGCCAAAGCGGTAAAGTATGGCGCAATGTCGGAAGAAGAGGCCTGGAAATTGGTCACGCTGAATCCTGCTAAAATGCTGCATCTCGATCACAAAATCGGAAGCGTTAAAGTAGGGAAAGAGGCTGATATCGTTT carries:
- a CDS encoding amidohydrolase family protein, which encodes MRNFFLFALLCFTVSIRAQELVPVNGPHQNAASFYCFTNAVLHIAPGKSVENGTLIIKEGKIIAAGTGIAVPKGAVVVDLKGKHVYPSFVDLYASYGMPENKGNNQPFRGGAPQYESSKKGAYYWNESIHPETRAAEIFSVDAKSAGEYRSLGFGAVLTHGKDGIARGTSTFVLLGEKRDNEMLLIPDAAQNFSFRKGSSQQIYPQSLMGGIALLTQFYHDAKWYASLKSKKEENLSLKAFLQQKDLPAIFDAGDKLNILRADKLGDAFGIQYIMKGSGKEYQRLADIKSTSAALIIPLNFPDAYDVEDVYEAMNVSLEDMKHWELAPWNPAAIQSAGIKMALTLSDLKDKKAFLTNLRKAIKYGWNEDDALRALTTTPAELIGAEKLMGTLEPGKIANFIICSESVFSENSVMYQNWIAGEKFVLVPDDVVDVRGDYDLNIQNNIYTVNVKGDVRSPQASVKVDTTVVKAKIAVQNKNISLAFTLKDKNYKGAILLSGVINFDSGTWDGNAQLPDGSMVKWNAVRKSKLKEERKENQQKDSLQLGKVWYPFMAYGNDTIPKGIPVLIKNTTVWTNESDGILKNTDVLIRDGKIFKVGKILDVVDKNTWVIDGTGKHLTCGIIDEHSHIAISGGVNEGSHAVTAEVSIADVVNSEDVNIYRQLAGGVTTAQLLHGSANPIGGRSAIIKLRWGKTPEEMKVEGADGFIKFALGENVKQSNWGEQFSTRYPQTRMGVEQTYYDAFFRARHYEQEMKKHEHSAKGKNHNGELFRRDIQLDVLVDILNSKRFVTCHSYVQSEINMLMKVADSMGFHINTFTHILEGYKVADKMKLHGVAASTFSDWWAYKYEVMEAIPYNAALLASMGVLTGINSDDAEMARRLNQEAAKAVKYGAMSEEEAWKLVTLNPAKMLHLDHKIGSVKVGKEADIVLWSDSPLSVYAKAEKTFIDGVCYYDREKEDLMRERIQVERLRLINKMLQAKLGGAPTQRAGRRERGLYHCETMEDYNHDSE
- a CDS encoding DMT family transporter; the encoded protein is MSSENQNSSNLKLQIILHVVVFVWGFTGILGNIISVSENILVWWRMLIAFPAMGLFLIASRRSIRIPTQQLLKILGTGLIIALHWIFFYGAIKISNVSVAVSCMAVSSFFTAFLQPVFFKTRLIRYEIYLGIGVIAGVAILMGVESSSAMGFVWGLISAFFAALFTVINAGFVKKTDSAVISFYEMIGGFLGISIYNLIIGNLNISNLALSNDDLVYLLILGILCTAIPFIVSVWVMKKLSPYTVSISVNLEPIYTIILAILIWPEKETMSPGFYIGSCIILLTVVVNGILKARKPQ